The DNA sequence TGCTCCAGGTCCCGCTGTAACTAGGCATACTCCTGGCTTTAAGGTTAACCTACCCGTTACATCTGCCATTACAGCTGCTGAGTGTTCATGTTTTACCAGCACATGCTCTATGCTGCTCTTCCTTATAGCTTCATATATTTCCAGTATATTATATCCTGGCAAACCATACACTATTCTTGCATCCTTTTCCTCTAAAAATTTCACTATGTACTCCGCTGCCTTCATTTCCCCACACCAAATATTCATTCACTATAGTATGATATTTTGATTTTTAACCCTTTGGTTTGCTACTTTCTTTTTGTTGTTGATACCAGTGTTATTACGTCTCTATCTCTTAGTATGTAGTCTTTTGGTAGCCTTATTCCTGTTCTCACATCTATTCCGTATAGTAGTCCTCTTGCTAAATCGCTATGTATCTCTTTTGCAAGGTCTAGTAGTGTGGCGTTATGTGGCATTAGGAATGCGTCTGGGAGTACATTCCCCTTCTTGTCCGTTAACCTTTCTGGGTCTTCAACTGGGTATACCACGTTCACTCTTAATAATTTGAAGACTGCTATGTTTAATGCCAATTGAACTCCCGTCCTCAATAGTTTATCCATCACCATATGTTTTATGTAGCTTAAAGCCCACCTTTGTCTTGGATTCAATTTGGATTCATCTATTATTTCGAAGCTCTCCATTCCCGGTATATATTTCACTAGTCCTTGCTGTTCAGCTCTCCTTAAAGCCAGTTCTGCTTCTGCACTACATGGGACTACTAAGTGTTGTCCGAATTCCTCAACCATCCTCTTATAGTTTTCCTCAGCTATCCCTAAATCCATTTTATTGGCAACTATTAGTGTTGGTTTTGATATTGTTCTAAGCTCCATTGAGAATTTATTGTAGTCTTCCTCCGTCCAAGAATCTATTTTCCTATCTAGGAGTCCTGCCTTCTCCAAGCTTAAATATATCATTCCCCTTGTAACCTTCATTCCAGAAAATATTTGATATAATGCTTCAACCATGGATTGCCTCTTCGCATACTCCCTCTCCACCCTATCTCTATTGGATTTTATAACCTTCTTAAACCACTCCACAAGTTCATATTCAACTTCATAGTAATCTGCTATTGGATTTCCAATTCCAGGTTGACATATCCTCCCCTCCGCATCTATGCTTCCAGATGCATCCACTATGTGTAGTAGTGCATCTGATTGCATAGCTACGCTTAAGAATTGGTCTCCAAGCCCCCTACCCAAATGTGCATCCTTTATTAGCCCTGGTAAGTCTATTAATTCTATTGGTATATATCTCCATCCCTCTATACATTTAGAATTTTGTGGATTATCTTTAACCTTAAACTCCCTGCATACGC is a window from the Candidatus Methanomethylicota archaeon genome containing:
- a CDS encoding redox-regulated ATPase YchF codes for the protein MIRIGLIGKTNTGKTTFFNAATLLSEEVSTYPFTTKKPNIGTATVQTVCVCREFKVKDNPQNSKCIEGWRYIPIELIDLPGLIKDAHLGRGLGDQFLSVAMQSDALLHIVDASGSIDAEGRICQPGIGNPIADYYEVEYELVEWFKKVIKSNRDRVEREYAKRQSMVEALYQIFSGMKVTRGMIYLSLEKAGLLDRKIDSWTEEDYNKFSMELRTISKPTLIVANKMDLGIAEENYKRMVEEFGQHLVVPCSAEAELALRRAEQQGLVKYIPGMESFEIIDESKLNPRQRWALSYIKHMVMDKLLRTGVQLALNIAVFKLLRVNVVYPVEDPERLTDKKGNVLPDAFLMPHNATLLDLAKEIHSDLARGLLYGIDVRTGIRLPKDYILRDRDVITLVSTTKRK